From the Sphingobacteruim zhuxiongii genome, the window ACGATAGCATAAAGCGGTTTTTTAACGAGAAGGATGTGGTCTTATTACATGGTGTTACTGCATCTGGAAAAACTCAACTTTATATTCGTTTAATCGAAGAGGCGTTAGCTCAGGGAAAGAACGCATTATATTTATTGCCTGAAATTGCATTGACTGCGCAAATCACTGAACGCTTGAAACTTCATTTTGGCGATAAGTTAGGAGTTTATCACTCCAAGTTCAATGATAATGAACGCGCTGAAGTTTGGCACAAGGTTCGTAAGTCCGAATTTCAAGTTGTTATTGGTGCTCGATCTTCAGTATTTCTTCCTTTTAAGGATTTAGGGTTAATTATTGTCGACGAGGAGCACGAAAACTCCTATAAGCAATATGATCCGGCGCCGCGCTATCATGCGCGAGATACGGCGATATATCTGGCCTATCAACATCAGGCTAAAGTATTATTAGGTTCAGCAACACCTTCTGTCGAATCATACTATAATGCTAAATCCGGAAAATACGGATTAGTCGAGTTGCTGGAACGCTTTGGGGATGCAAAGCTTCCTCAAATTCAAGTCGTTGATATTACAGAAGCGTCCCGAAAAGATGAAATGAGTTCCTATTTCAGTAAGGCTTTGTTGACGGCGATACAAGAAGCGGTTGACAGAAAGGAACAAATAATCTTGTTTCAAAATAGAAGAGGTCATACTCCTTTTTTGCAGTGTGGAACATGTGGCTACGTTGCTAAATGTGTGAATTGTGATGTAAGTCTTACCTATCATAAAACAAGTAATCTTCTGCATTGCCACTATTGCGGTTTTTCTGAAGATACGCTAAATGTTTGTCCTGCTTGCGGAATGCCTAATATGCAAAGTAAGGGCTTCGGTACGGAAAGGGTAGAAGAAGAGCTTGAATTATTAATGCCCAACCTACGAATCGGTCGCTTAGACCTCGATTCGACCAAGGGTAAATATGGCTTTGATCGCGTGATTTCGGCTTTCGATAACCAAGAATTTGATGTTTTGATTGGGACACAGATGATCACGAAGGGGCTAGATTTTGGAAATGTGAGTTTAATTGGTATTATCAATGCAGATGGTATGATTAACTTCCCTGATTTCCGAGCGTATGAACGTGCTTTCTCTCTTTTTTCGCAGGTTGCAGGTCGTGCTGGCCGTCGACAGGCGGAAGGTACTGTGATTATTCAGACCTATACACCTAACCATCGAATATTAGATCAGGTTAAAAATCATGATTACGATGGAATGTTTATGACGGAAGTAACTGAGCGAAAAAATTATCAGTATCCTCCCTTTTATAGATTAATAAAATTGGATGTTAAGCATCCGGATAAAGATTTGGTGCATGCAGCAGCAGATCATTTGGCCTCTCTAATGCGTCAATCTTTAGGTCCGCGTGTGTTAGGGCCAGAGCCGCCATTAGTCGCTAGAGTACGGAATAATTTTATTCAAACAATCACCCTTAAGATTGAACGTAAAGATATTTCGATTGCCAAAGTTAAAGAGCTAATTAAACAGGCAATTCTACATTTCGAACTGGATAAAAAGAATAAAGGAGTTCGAGTTCAGATTGATGTTGATCCGTATTAGGAATTAGATTTTCGAGAAGTCAGGTAAGAAAATAGAGTCGATATGGAAAATTGGCTTTTCCCGAGGTTAGATTTTGGTTATTAAGGCTTTTAGTCCAGAAAGATCAAAGTTGTTTATACAAATAAGCTTTGAATAAAAAGGGACAAGCAAGATGTCAGACATTTTTGATCTAATGTCTGACATCTTGAGTCATCTATCTTAAAGTTTGATTCGAGAGATTTTGAATGGTTTTTTTACGGCTTTTTGTGCTGCTTGTTTTGCAATTTTAGCCTGCAGATCTGTTAACTTTTCAGGTTTATAGCTGTTTTTTCTTGGATCTAAATTAAAGAGCTTGGCATACCATGTTGCTGCTGCGGTGAATCGTCCGTAGTCGAGATCAAGGTGATAACCATCGCGGGTGAAGTGATCACCAATACTGCTAGTTCGTGCATTTTGAATTGCTGTTCCACTAGGCACAACAAAACTGAAATCCCCCGATTTATCGATTTGAGAGGTAGCATTGACTATACTATCGTACATAACGATTTGATCTTGATTGTAGTTCTTAAATCCCTCGTGTTTGGAGTCCTTTTGATAAGCCCAAGTTTGATGATATACCAATTTAGTATCCGAATTGATGTGTGCAAATACATAGGTCCATACATCTGGTAATGTTTCCATAATTACACTATATTTTCCCGATAGTGGACTTGCTTGTTGGAGACTTACAAAATCCCAATTATCATCTGCTAAGGCCTCTTCAATACTAACTTTATCGGTCTTCGTTTTTGTGCCGTCTAAGCTGATCTTACGATAATTATATGCTTTATTATTGTTGTGTGCATTTTTTAAGTGCAAGGTTAGCGGTGCGCCTCCAATATATAAATTGCCGATGACGATCTTCTTATTCGCAGCTTTCGCCATCTCATAAAGATAGTTTTCCAATGCATCCTCCGAGAAGCTATTACCAATAGCTAATACCTTAATGATATCATCATCTTTTGGAGAAGCTTGCTGTTCTTGTGCGGATAGTGTGTTGATTTGGAAAAGAGCGATTAGGATAATTGTAAATAATTGCCTCATGGGGATCATGTTTTGTACTTGGTTTCTAAATATAGAGTTTATATCCATTTTGAATAGACTTTGTCGCATGATGTGGATACCTAATTTTGCAACGTTGTGCGATGCAATAAGATAGCGCAAATCGATGTTCTAATTTACGAATTAATTCATGGTTTTGTTTGTTTTTAAGGAAAATTGGACATGCTTCTGACCTTTAGTGAATTGCATTTTAAGCTTAAAAATGTAATAAATTAAGGGTATTTTTGAGCGATATGGCATACAAGTTTGTAGATAATTATCGGGAACAAGGGGCTAGGAAACAGCTCGTGAGACACCTTGAGAAGCGTGGTATTGACGATAAGCGGGTGTTAAACGCCATTGGGAAGGTTCCTAGACATTTCTTTTTCGACGAAACCTTTTGGAATCAGGCGTATCGTGATATCGCTTTTCCGATTGGTGATGGGCAAACAATTTCTCAGCCATATACAGTTGCTTATCAAAGTCAGCTCTTGCATATTAACAAAGGGGATAAGGTGTTGGAGATTGGAACGGGTTCGGGATATCAAACTTGTATTTTATTAGAATTGGGCGCTAATGTTTTTACCATTGAACGCCAAGAAAACCTATACCAACGGACCATACAAGTGCTACCTTACATGGGCTATAAGCCGAATTTCTTTTTAGGAGATGGCTCCAAAGGTATTCCTGCTCATGCGCCTTACGACAAAATTATCGTGACCGCTGGGGCACCTTTTGTTCCAGAGAAGATGTTAAAGCAATTGCGCCTTGGAGGATTAATGGTCATTCCGGTTGGTGATGAACAGTTTCAAAAGATGGTAACCATTCTTCGAGTTGGGGAGAACGATTTTGAACGTATTGAATTAGATACCTTCCGATTTGTCCCACTTGTTGGTGATCAAGCTTGGTAAAAAGATCGAAGGTTGCTATTTAAAAAGATATTATGCTCAGCTTTGCTGGGCTTTTTTTATTTTTAACGCATGAGTCACGTATTTTATCATAACAACATAAAGACAGTTCGGGAAACGATTGGAAGTCTAGAGAAGCAAATGACGAGAAACTCTTTTTTGCGCCTAGCAATCATGATCGGTGGAGGGATTTTAGTATTTCAACTTTTTAAGACCAATAATATCTTTTTGGTCGTTGGGACAATCATTGGGGTGATCTTGCTCTTTATTTATCTGGTATTCCGACATAGTAAATTGGAACGTAAGCTGGAGGAAAGGAAGGTATTTCTGCAGATCAATGAGAATGAGATCAAGATGATCGAAGAGAACAAAAATATATATGCAGATGGGACAGCGTTTGAAGATCCAAAGCATCCTTATACTGGCGATCTCGATATATTTGGTCCACACTCATTATTTTCGAAAATTAATCGCTGTGCGACAAAGGATGGTATCACTGAATTGGCAGGATGGCTTTTGAAGGCTGCTGGAAGAGCGGATATTCTGGAACGCCAAGAAGCGTCTACAGAATTGAGTGAAGATCCAGAACATTTGCAGTCATTTCAAACGAAGATGCTTTTTAATTTAGGGTCTAAAGTCAATTTAAGAACCTACATTCAAAGTTATTTTCACGACAGGTCCATGGCTTTCGGAAATGCGTTTATGCGCTTATACGTACCGGTAGCACCCTGGATCTTCTTAGCAGGTATCCTAGTTTCTCTGTTTCTTTTTAATATTTCCTCGTATCTGATTATGCTTGGGATTGTACATCTTTTATGGACGATGAGTCAGGCAGGAAAGGTAAGTCAGTTCTCTAACAAAATCGATAAGATAGGGGTGTCGCTTATTGCCTTTGCAGATGCTATTAAACTGATTGAGGATAGGAAATATCATGCTACTTTAAACAAGACGTTGCAGAGTAAATTGAGCTTGCAAGAACAAGATAAGAAGCTATCTTCTGTTATCCGCGAATTGGGACAATTGATTGATAAGCTGGATGCCCGTAATAATATGTTAGTGGGCGCTATTTTGAATATGATATTCCTTTGGGACTTTAAGCAAGTTATGGCCATCAATAAGTGGAAGGATAGCTATCAAGATACGATAGTGTCTGGATTCGATGCAATCAGCATATACGAATCGCTAATTTCATTGGCTATTCTGCGTTATAATTTTCCACATTGGGTACTTCCTTCGATTCAGCAAGATTTTATCAATGATCATTTGAGAGCGGAGGAGCTTAATCATCCCTTGATTAGTTCCGACAAGTCTGTTGCGAATGATTATTCGTCCGAGGATCATCAAATTGCTTTGATTACCGGTTCGAATATGGCAGGTAAAAGTACATTTTTAAGGACCGTTGGGGTCAATGCTGTCCTGGCTTATGCGGGTGCAGTAGTCTGTGCAAAGCAGTTTTCTATTCCAATTTATGAGCTAGTAACTTATATGCGTATTAAGGATTCGCTGAATGAGAGCACTTCGACTTTTAAAGCGGAACTTGATCGCATGAAGTTTATCCTGGAGCGTGTAGAGGAGATTCCTGCGAGTTATTTTCTTATTGATGAAATGCTACGTGGAACAAATTCCGTTGATAAATATTTAGGCTCCAAGGCAATTATTAAAAAGTTAATAGGATTGAAAGGAAAGGGGATGCTTGCTACGCATGATTTGCAATTGGCAGAAATGGCAAAAGATTATCCACAGAATCTAAAGAACTATCATTTTGATATTCAAGTGCATGGTGCAGAAATGTTATTCGATTATAAGTTGAAGGATGGCCCATGTACTATTTTTAACGCATCGTTATTGTTAAAGGGGATAGGCGTACTTGTCGAAAATGAAAATTAGTTCCTACCTTTGCGGTCACAAATTACAAAATGACAGTTCAAGAACGTATTGATGCAAGTGAAACACGCATCACGATGACCGTGTTTCCTTTCCACACTAATCACCATGATACCCTTTTTGGTGGCAAAGCACTGGCAATGATGGATGAGGTAACTTTTATGTGTGGTACCCGCTTTTGCCGAAAACAGTTAGTTACAGTTTCTACGGATAAGATTGATTTTCATAAAGCGATTCCTTCAGGGAGTATCGTGGAAGCCGTTGCTAAGGTTGAGTCTATTGGCCGTACAAGCTTAAAAGTTTTTGTCGAGATTTTCGTCGAGAGTATGTACCATGATGGTCGTGAATTGGCTATTCAAGGACGTTTCACTTTGGTTGCGCTCGATGACGACAAAAAGCCCATTCCAGTATTGGAAGGGCTAGATGTTCTTGATTAATTTTCTTTGATTAAGACTTCGCTCGCTCATACTGATGAGGCCACGCTAAGTCGACGGACAAATCTTTTGCCCAATGGTACACAAGATGTGGGTCGTCTAGGAAAGCCCGTCCAATGAGGATGAAGTCGGCTTGATTTCTTTCTACAATTTCATTGGCTTGAGCAGCCGAAGTTATAAGTCCTACAGAACCGGTAATAATGCCGGTTTCTTGTTTTATTCTCGTGGCAAACGGTACTTGATATGCTGGTTCTACAGGTATTTTCTGCCAATGTACAGTTCCACCTGTGGATATATCCATGACCTCAACGCCAGCTTCCTTCAGTACTTTTACGAGTGCTATTGAAGCCTCGATATCCCATCCTTCTTCTGCCCAATCGGTAGCAGATATACGAACCCATAAGCTATGTCTTTCATCCAGTCTTGTTTTTACTGCCGCAACGATCTCTAATAACAATCGGATGCGGTTATCAAAACTTCCTCCGTATTGATCAGTTCGATTGTTAATTAACGGCGATAAGAATTGGTGGATTAGATAACCATGAGCAGCATGGATTTCGATGATTTGATATCCAGCCTTCACAGCGCGTTCCGCTGCATCGGCGAATTGTTCTACCAATCCTTTTATTTCATCAAGCGTCAAAGCTTTAGGTGCATGTTCTGATTCGAGATAAGGGATGTCAGTGGATGAGACAGTCTGCCATCCATTTTCTTCATTGGGTGCGAACTGTTTCCT encodes:
- the priA gene encoding replication restart helicase PriA gives rise to the protein MSELELLPRDRKTLFVEVVLPLAIAKTYTYRVPFELNERIEIGVRVIVQFGKNKIYSAIVKSIQEEAPARYEAKYILDVADEDPIVNQRQLQLWDWMAEYYMCHTGDVMQAALPAALKMASETKIVASENPDLDRSLLSDKGYMVLDALDVAGELSVNDVMKILGQKSVFPLLRSLFEHGYILISEEIKEKYKPKTKVFLKLSKVFFDDESKRGLLDELNRAPKQQDAILAYFQLRKTKTDISRQDLMEASGCGTSAITGLIDKGVLEVEEKVVSRFEGADVILSPDFKFSDAQQSAYDSIKRFFNEKDVVLLHGVTASGKTQLYIRLIEEALAQGKNALYLLPEIALTAQITERLKLHFGDKLGVYHSKFNDNERAEVWHKVRKSEFQVVIGARSSVFLPFKDLGLIIVDEEHENSYKQYDPAPRYHARDTAIYLAYQHQAKVLLGSATPSVESYYNAKSGKYGLVELLERFGDAKLPQIQVVDITEASRKDEMSSYFSKALLTAIQEAVDRKEQIILFQNRRGHTPFLQCGTCGYVAKCVNCDVSLTYHKTSNLLHCHYCGFSEDTLNVCPACGMPNMQSKGFGTERVEEELELLMPNLRIGRLDLDSTKGKYGFDRVISAFDNQEFDVLIGTQMITKGLDFGNVSLIGIINADGMINFPDFRAYERAFSLFSQVAGRAGRRQAEGTVIIQTYTPNHRILDQVKNHDYDGMFMTEVTERKNYQYPPFYRLIKLDVKHPDKDLVHAAADHLASLMRQSLGPRVLGPEPPLVARVRNNFIQTITLKIERKDISIAKVKELIKQAILHFELDKKNKGVRVQIDVDPY
- a CDS encoding DUF4886 domain-containing protein codes for the protein MRQLFTIILIALFQINTLSAQEQQASPKDDDIIKVLAIGNSFSEDALENYLYEMAKAANKKIVIGNLYIGGAPLTLHLKNAHNNNKAYNYRKISLDGTKTKTDKVSIEEALADDNWDFVSLQQASPLSGKYSVIMETLPDVWTYVFAHINSDTKLVYHQTWAYQKDSKHEGFKNYNQDQIVMYDSIVNATSQIDKSGDFSFVVPSGTAIQNARTSSIGDHFTRDGYHLDLDYGRFTAAATWYAKLFNLDPRKNSYKPEKLTDLQAKIAKQAAQKAVKKPFKISRIKL
- a CDS encoding protein-L-isoaspartate(D-aspartate) O-methyltransferase yields the protein MAYKFVDNYREQGARKQLVRHLEKRGIDDKRVLNAIGKVPRHFFFDETFWNQAYRDIAFPIGDGQTISQPYTVAYQSQLLHINKGDKVLEIGTGSGYQTCILLELGANVFTIERQENLYQRTIQVLPYMGYKPNFFLGDGSKGIPAHAPYDKIIVTAGAPFVPEKMLKQLRLGGLMVIPVGDEQFQKMVTILRVGENDFERIELDTFRFVPLVGDQAW
- a CDS encoding MutS-related protein, whose translation is MSHVFYHNNIKTVRETIGSLEKQMTRNSFLRLAIMIGGGILVFQLFKTNNIFLVVGTIIGVILLFIYLVFRHSKLERKLEERKVFLQINENEIKMIEENKNIYADGTAFEDPKHPYTGDLDIFGPHSLFSKINRCATKDGITELAGWLLKAAGRADILERQEASTELSEDPEHLQSFQTKMLFNLGSKVNLRTYIQSYFHDRSMAFGNAFMRLYVPVAPWIFLAGILVSLFLFNISSYLIMLGIVHLLWTMSQAGKVSQFSNKIDKIGVSLIAFADAIKLIEDRKYHATLNKTLQSKLSLQEQDKKLSSVIRELGQLIDKLDARNNMLVGAILNMIFLWDFKQVMAINKWKDSYQDTIVSGFDAISIYESLISLAILRYNFPHWVLPSIQQDFINDHLRAEELNHPLISSDKSVANDYSSEDHQIALITGSNMAGKSTFLRTVGVNAVLAYAGAVVCAKQFSIPIYELVTYMRIKDSLNESTSTFKAELDRMKFILERVEEIPASYFLIDEMLRGTNSVDKYLGSKAIIKKLIGLKGKGMLATHDLQLAEMAKDYPQNLKNYHFDIQVHGAEMLFDYKLKDGPCTIFNASLLLKGIGVLVENEN
- a CDS encoding acyl-CoA thioesterase, with translation MTVQERIDASETRITMTVFPFHTNHHDTLFGGKALAMMDEVTFMCGTRFCRKQLVTVSTDKIDFHKAIPSGSIVEAVAKVESIGRTSLKVFVEIFVESMYHDGRELAIQGRFTLVALDDDKKPIPVLEGLDVLD
- a CDS encoding NADH:flavin oxidoreductase/NADH oxidase, with the protein product MSEIFNPLKLKNLTLSNRIIVSPMCQYTAEDGFANNWHLVHLGQFATGKAGAIIQEATAVVPEGRISYGDLGIWKDEHIAKYQEITKFIKEQGSIPGIQLAHAGRKASTDKPWISRKQFAPNEENGWQTVSSTDIPYLESEHAPKALTLDEIKGLVEQFADAAERAVKAGYQIIEIHAAHGYLIHQFLSPLINNRTDQYGGSFDNRIRLLLEIVAAVKTRLDERHSLWVRISATDWAEEGWDIEASIALVKVLKEAGVEVMDISTGGTVHWQKIPVEPAYQVPFATRIKQETGIITGSVGLITSAAQANEIVERNQADFILIGRAFLDDPHLVYHWAKDLSVDLAWPHQYERAKS